From a region of the Paralichthys olivaceus isolate ysfri-2021 chromosome 4, ASM2471397v2, whole genome shotgun sequence genome:
- the LOC109642372 gene encoding progonadoliberin-1 translates to MHREMAVKTLAVWLLLVGMLVPQHSCQHWSYGLSPGGKRELDSLSQSLGNVVEEFPRVDPPCSVLGGAEESPLAGIYRMKGFLGSITDRGNGRRTYKK, encoded by the exons ATGCACAGAGA AATGGCTGTGAAGACCTTGGCAGTGTGGCTGCTCCTTGTGGGGATGTTGGTGCCTCAGCATTCCTGTCAGCACTGGTCCTACGGCCTGAGCCCAGGAGGGAAGAGGGAACTGGACAGTCTTTCACAAAGTCTGGGCAAT gTAGTTGAGGAGTTTCCTCGTGTGGACCCACCTTGCAGTGTTCTGGGTGGTGCAGAGGAATCACCTTTAGCCGGAATCTACAGAATGAAAGGATTCCTT GGAAGCATCACTGACAGGGGGAACGGACGCAGAACTTATAAGAAATGA